The following coding sequences are from one Lysinibacillus sp. FSL W8-0992 window:
- a CDS encoding DUF6501 family protein, giving the protein MLHLKWKDAPTLRTVTCKHTNASKYLVSNVLTVGKEYEVKNETEEFVFIIDNTGNIGGYYKEYFA; this is encoded by the coding sequence ATGTTACATTTAAAATGGAAAGATGCACCAACACTTCGTACAGTTACTTGCAAACATACGAACGCATCTAAATATTTAGTATCAAACGTATTAACAGTTGGGAAAGAATATGAAGTGAAAAATGAAACAGAAGAGTTCGTTTTCATTATCGACAACACTGGTAATATTGGTGGTTACTATAAAGAGTATTTCGCATAA
- a CDS encoding toxic anion resistance protein yields the protein MTANRDSISPLESLPGISPLVQTYLGSSNQEAMTTYETLSPLAQSRALLYASQIDLTNFESVLSLGQDSQRAVSQFADRMLAQVKDKDVTKIGQMLDSLMQTLDRVDPAALEPKKPSFFKKMFGKTEPTVKQTLTEFERISIQVERIGVQLERAQLQLIRDVELLEQLYTHNRGFFEELATAIAAGQMKKHQAIEVELPSKVSIVQTTKQPLAIQQLNDFTAQLERLDQRIYDLQVSQQVALQTAPQIRMIQQANQTLAEKIEFSIVTLIPLWKNQLAMMLSMNMDHHYAQLEERLARTNERFTSPSFEQQVTKFKETQHELKMAIQDVFALHTATEKEKQHLQQDVAGMKQSKTME from the coding sequence ATGACAGCTAACAGAGATTCTATCTCTCCATTAGAATCGTTGCCAGGAATCTCACCTCTTGTACAAACCTATTTAGGATCGTCAAATCAAGAGGCAATGACTACCTATGAAACGCTATCACCTCTTGCTCAAAGTCGAGCACTTTTATATGCAAGTCAAATTGACCTAACTAATTTTGAATCAGTGTTATCTTTAGGCCAAGACTCTCAACGCGCCGTCTCTCAATTTGCAGATCGCATGCTTGCACAAGTGAAGGATAAGGATGTCACTAAGATTGGACAGATGCTTGATTCATTAATGCAAACATTAGACCGTGTAGACCCTGCTGCACTAGAGCCAAAAAAACCTTCCTTCTTTAAAAAAATGTTCGGTAAAACAGAACCAACTGTAAAACAAACCCTTACTGAGTTTGAACGAATTAGTATTCAGGTTGAACGAATAGGTGTCCAGCTCGAACGTGCACAGCTACAGCTAATAAGAGACGTTGAATTACTGGAGCAATTATATACACATAATCGGGGATTTTTTGAAGAACTAGCAACTGCCATTGCAGCTGGACAGATGAAAAAACACCAAGCTATTGAAGTTGAGCTACCTTCAAAAGTCAGCATCGTACAAACGACTAAACAACCGCTCGCTATTCAACAGCTCAATGATTTCACGGCGCAACTTGAACGTCTTGATCAGCGTATATATGATTTACAAGTTTCACAACAGGTAGCATTACAAACAGCACCTCAAATACGCATGATTCAACAAGCCAATCAAACACTTGCTGAGAAGATCGAGTTTTCAATCGTCACACTTATACCTCTTTGGAAAAATCAATTAGCAATGATGCTTTCAATGAATATGGATCATCATTATGCGCAGCTAGAAGAACGATTAGCACGTACAAATGAACGATTTACAAGCCCATCTTTTGAACAACAAGTAACGAAATTTAAAGAAACACAGCATGAGCTTAAAATGGCCATTCAAGATGTTTTTGCTTTACATACAGCTACCGAAAAGGAAAAACAACATCTACAACAGGATGTAGCTGGCATGAAACAATCAAAAACGATGGAATAA
- a CDS encoding 5-bromo-4-chloroindolyl phosphate hydrolysis family protein, with amino-acid sequence MLSIGQFFSRHTASLLISLSTVSITAFAANPGYFLGGLLFAGTYATSTTLLKHNQKRKVMHIAGISKDEYKHIELQLSTANKHIQTLSQNYLRVRSVSAFKQLLEMTRISKNIVKIVKTDPQKFYNVEPFFYAHLPSAVELTDKYTMLSKQPVKDKEIQVTLSKTRETLSDLNSTFQIDLKDALSNDIDHLQMEIEFANRSNLRRKEQLEWRGDEK; translated from the coding sequence ATGCTCAGTATAGGACAGTTTTTCTCTAGACATACCGCTAGCCTTTTAATTTCTCTATCAACTGTTTCTATTACAGCGTTTGCAGCAAATCCAGGATACTTCCTTGGTGGTTTATTGTTCGCTGGAACATATGCAACGAGTACAACGTTGCTAAAACATAATCAAAAAAGAAAAGTTATGCATATAGCAGGTATTTCGAAGGATGAGTACAAACATATAGAACTACAGCTTTCAACAGCAAACAAGCATATTCAAACATTAAGTCAAAACTATTTACGCGTACGTTCAGTTTCTGCTTTTAAACAATTACTCGAAATGACTCGTATTTCAAAAAATATCGTTAAAATTGTAAAAACTGATCCGCAAAAGTTTTACAATGTGGAGCCGTTTTTTTATGCGCACCTCCCTTCTGCAGTTGAATTAACTGATAAGTATACAATGCTATCAAAGCAACCTGTCAAAGATAAAGAAATCCAAGTGACATTATCAAAAACGCGCGAAACGTTATCGGATTTAAATTCTACATTTCAAATTGACTTGAAAGATGCACTTTCAAACGATATCGATCATCTTCAAATGGAAATTGAATTTGCAAACCGTTCCAACTTAAGAAGGAAAGAACAACTGGAATGGCGAGGCGATGAAAAATGA
- a CDS encoding acylphosphatase — protein sequence MNKRALIKFFGDVYGTGYRFFIKQKAIELGLKGYCKLNAQEQIEVEVEGSKKAIDEFLLFVQKGVSPQADSNSFTLELYDDLKGYVRMESDIV from the coding sequence GTGAACAAAAGAGCGCTGATTAAATTTTTCGGAGATGTTTATGGGACTGGCTATCGCTTTTTTATTAAACAAAAAGCAATTGAGCTTGGTTTAAAAGGGTATTGCAAGTTAAATGCACAAGAGCAAATTGAAGTAGAAGTAGAAGGTTCAAAAAAAGCAATTGACGAATTTCTACTATTTGTTCAAAAGGGTGTTAGCCCTCAGGCAGACTCTAACTCATTTACTTTAGAACTTTACGACGATTTAAAAGGTTATGTACGTATGGAGTCGGACATTGTTTAA
- a CDS encoding globin-coupled sensor protein, with the protein MFSSIRPKAELDELLKRGTNLSATGRFNKTLAFNHFNSQDEENLKALFYKLKDITPSMNAIFNNYLSEISPSSQQTISEENINQYLTQFFLATRDDEYVDETVKFYNLFRKNQYEPGKLIVVFNQFAFYITTYILHNFGLKPNKAFEYMKSFQSAVNVDQELLVEVLTERIVENVVSEISSLMDVNAKIMYMKDLVYSLDKQNEEIQSSTAATEEIAASINEVARMSSHISEKTTESVDHAVKGKNAIEHALSEIFKTEETFTTIVDSFTELQKRVNDIEHVVTLINQIADQTNLLALNASIEAARAGEHGKGFAVVAQEVRKLAEGTVTALSEVSTNVHHLKSYSNEVSHSITETTSIIKEATIEAKESLPLLNAIVSAIEGINLDVTNTAAISQEQAAAIDEVSARMIEISNLQDDIRNYSSNTSSDIHLLGKEINRFRNDIISNNNVQLSSIALLQLSKADHILWKWRIYNMFLGLEEVQPSDVSSHTECRLGKWYTASRTVERFGHLQDYRELDGYHLRVHQSAKLAAEAFKAGHIKKAEDHLKEVDEASERVLFFINNLITYLEKERVMQ; encoded by the coding sequence ATGTTTTCAAGTATTCGACCTAAGGCCGAACTAGATGAATTATTAAAACGTGGAACAAATTTAAGTGCAACAGGGCGATTCAATAAGACATTAGCTTTTAATCACTTTAATTCACAAGATGAAGAAAATTTAAAAGCACTCTTTTATAAATTGAAAGATATTACCCCTTCTATGAATGCAATATTTAATAATTATTTAAGTGAGATTTCACCTTCCTCCCAACAAACGATTAGCGAAGAAAATATAAATCAATATTTAACTCAATTCTTTTTAGCTACTCGTGATGATGAATATGTAGATGAAACAGTTAAGTTTTATAATTTGTTTCGAAAAAACCAATATGAACCTGGTAAATTAATCGTTGTTTTCAATCAATTTGCCTTTTATATTACGACATATATTTTACATAACTTTGGTTTAAAACCAAACAAAGCTTTTGAGTATATGAAATCTTTCCAATCAGCTGTCAATGTGGACCAAGAATTACTTGTAGAAGTATTAACAGAGCGTATTGTTGAAAACGTTGTCTCTGAAATTTCTTCACTAATGGATGTCAATGCGAAAATTATGTACATGAAAGATTTAGTATATAGCTTAGACAAACAAAATGAGGAAATCCAATCATCTACCGCTGCAACTGAGGAAATTGCCGCATCGATCAATGAAGTAGCCCGAATGTCTTCTCATATATCAGAGAAAACAACGGAATCAGTTGACCATGCCGTTAAAGGAAAAAATGCGATTGAACATGCTTTATCAGAAATTTTCAAAACAGAAGAAACGTTTACAACGATCGTTGACTCGTTTACTGAGTTGCAAAAACGTGTAAATGATATTGAACACGTTGTAACTTTAATAAACCAAATTGCAGATCAAACAAATTTACTAGCATTGAATGCTTCGATTGAAGCTGCTCGTGCTGGTGAACATGGTAAAGGGTTCGCAGTTGTTGCCCAAGAAGTACGTAAGCTGGCTGAAGGCACCGTTACTGCTCTTAGTGAGGTTTCTACAAATGTTCACCATTTAAAAAGTTATTCAAATGAAGTGTCGCATTCTATTACAGAAACAACTTCTATTATTAAAGAAGCAACAATTGAGGCAAAAGAATCGTTACCTTTGTTAAATGCCATTGTTTCTGCAATTGAAGGCATTAATCTTGATGTTACAAATACCGCTGCTATTTCGCAGGAGCAAGCTGCCGCAATTGATGAAGTATCTGCCCGAATGATTGAAATTTCTAACCTTCAAGATGATATTCGCAATTATAGTTCTAATACATCAAGCGATATTCACTTATTAGGAAAAGAGATTAATCGTTTCCGTAATGACATTATTTCGAATAATAATGTCCAACTTTCTTCAATTGCCCTATTACAGCTTTCGAAAGCTGATCATATTTTATGGAAATGGCGTATTTATAATATGTTCCTTGGTTTAGAAGAAGTACAGCCAAGTGATGTATCTTCACATACGGAATGTCGCCTAGGTAAATGGTATACTGCTTCTCGTACTGTTGAACGCTTTGGCCATTTACAGGATTATCGTGAATTAGATGGCTATCACTTACGAGTACACCAATCTGCCAAACTAGCTGCAGAAGCCTTTAAAGCTGGTCATATAAAAAAAGCTGAGGACCATTTAAAAGAGGTAGATGAAGCCTCAGAGCGAGTTCTATTCTTTATTAATAACCTAATTACTTATTTGGAAAAAGAACGTGTTATGCAGTAA
- a CDS encoding DUF1033 family protein, with translation MYTILYMKADYEPWWKFEGWEAFIQTKETFETKEQFEQALQRKLNHFRSAYEHEASKEGGYWAFWSEDESFYCEACDDDAQVYHGIMVFEEQS, from the coding sequence ATGTATACAATACTTTACATGAAAGCTGATTATGAGCCTTGGTGGAAATTTGAAGGCTGGGAAGCTTTTATTCAAACGAAAGAAACGTTTGAAACAAAAGAACAATTTGAGCAAGCATTACAACGGAAATTAAATCATTTCCGATCAGCATATGAACATGAGGCGAGTAAGGAAGGTGGATATTGGGCATTTTGGTCTGAAGATGAAAGCTTTTACTGCGAGGCATGTGATGATGATGCACAAGTATATCATGGAATAATGGTATTTGAAGAACAAAGTTAA
- a CDS encoding cold-shock protein: protein MKQGTVKWFNSEKGFGFIEVEGENDVFVHFSAIQGEGFKTLDEGQKVEFEVVDGNRGPQAANVTKL from the coding sequence ATGAAACAAGGTACAGTAAAATGGTTTAACTCAGAAAAAGGTTTTGGATTCATCGAAGTTGAAGGCGAAAACGACGTATTCGTACACTTCTCAGCTATCCAAGGCGAAGGTTTCAAAACACTTGACGAAGGTCAAAAAGTGGAATTCGAAGTTGTAGATGGCAACCGCGGACCACAAGCTGCTAACGTAACTAAACTTTAA
- a CDS encoding YkvA family protein, whose product MVDYQNIPNEQEQKDFYQKLRKKLEQFLVSKTGMKHKYADYLLFVPDIFHLLVKIVADPAIDSKSKSLIGATIAYFIFPMDFLPEGIFGFGGFLDDIMLATFVLNMTINKLGPEVIEKHWTGDEKLLELLQKITETSNQYLSKMPVKSIFTKYIKNKSK is encoded by the coding sequence ATGGTGGACTATCAAAACATTCCTAATGAGCAGGAGCAAAAAGATTTTTATCAAAAATTGCGAAAAAAATTGGAACAATTTCTTGTGTCAAAGACGGGGATGAAGCACAAATATGCTGATTATTTGTTGTTCGTTCCTGATATTTTTCATTTATTAGTTAAGATAGTAGCAGACCCTGCTATCGACTCGAAAAGTAAGTCATTAATTGGCGCTACAATTGCATATTTTATTTTCCCAATGGATTTTCTACCAGAAGGTATATTTGGCTTTGGAGGCTTTCTCGATGATATTATGCTGGCCACTTTTGTCCTCAATATGACAATCAATAAATTAGGGCCAGAAGTAATCGAAAAACATTGGACAGGGGATGAAAAATTGCTTGAGCTATTACAGAAAATCACTGAAACGAGCAATCAATACTTAAGTAAAATGCCTGTAAAATCAATATTTACTAAATATATTAAAAATAAATCTAAATAA
- a CDS encoding SHOCT-like domain-containing protein, which produces MKEEIARVLTMIQEGKLDAEKGSELIQALKDKEDTGNNFLEKTTKYLDKTLKVRVVSSENDNVMVNLPIKLVKVVLMAGHSIAASIPQSEKYVKDIDINLIIEAIENELDGQIVDIKSANGDTVSVIIE; this is translated from the coding sequence ATGAAAGAGGAAATTGCAAGAGTGTTAACAATGATACAAGAAGGAAAGCTAGATGCAGAGAAGGGATCAGAACTTATTCAAGCATTAAAAGACAAGGAAGATACAGGAAATAATTTTTTAGAAAAAACAACGAAATATTTAGATAAAACATTAAAAGTTCGTGTTGTATCATCCGAAAATGATAACGTCATGGTCAATTTACCAATAAAACTTGTCAAAGTAGTATTAATGGCTGGTCACAGCATCGCAGCTAGTATCCCCCAATCAGAAAAATACGTTAAAGATATAGATATCAACCTTATAATTGAAGCAATCGAAAATGAATTAGATGGCCAAATTGTTGATATTAAATCTGCAAACGGGGATACCGTTTCAGTCATTATTGAGTAG
- a CDS encoding DUF2089 domain-containing protein, which produces MAYKVITNCPVCNKTLKITKLHCSHCHTTIENEFELSKLASLSKDQLHFVEVFLTCRGNIKEVEKELGISYPTVRGKLTEIISSLGYVQKKKNEVDEKKIVTMLENGEITPEEAIKLLKEE; this is translated from the coding sequence ATGGCTTATAAAGTAATTACGAATTGTCCTGTCTGTAATAAAACATTAAAAATTACCAAGCTCCATTGCTCTCATTGTCACACGACGATTGAAAATGAATTTGAATTATCAAAGCTTGCCTCTCTATCAAAAGACCAGCTTCATTTTGTGGAAGTGTTTTTAACATGTAGAGGGAATATTAAAGAAGTGGAAAAAGAATTAGGGATTTCGTACCCTACTGTTCGAGGTAAGTTAACAGAAATCATCTCATCGCTTGGATATGTACAAAAGAAGAAAAATGAAGTGGATGAGAAAAAAATTGTCACTATGTTGGAAAATGGCGAAATCACACCTGAAGAAGCCATAAAGCTCTTAAAAGAAGAATAA
- a CDS encoding ArsR/SmtB family transcription factor: MNDKGQERDVYVAVADPTRRKLLRLLSEVEELPLHELTAQFQMGRTAVSKHLAILKEAGLVSDRKVGRETRYRLNAAPLSEIKDWVSHYEKFWKEKALLLKNLLEEE, encoded by the coding sequence TTGAACGATAAAGGTCAAGAACGTGATGTTTATGTAGCAGTCGCTGACCCAACAAGACGGAAATTGCTACGTTTGCTATCAGAAGTAGAAGAATTACCTCTTCACGAATTAACAGCACAATTTCAAATGGGTCGGACTGCTGTTTCTAAACATTTGGCTATACTAAAAGAAGCTGGTTTAGTTTCAGATCGTAAAGTTGGTAGAGAAACAAGATATCGATTAAATGCTGCTCCTTTAAGTGAAATTAAGGATTGGGTAAGCCATTACGAAAAGTTTTGGAAAGAAAAAGCGTTACTTTTAAAAAATTTATTAGAGGAGGAATGA
- a CDS encoding SRPBCC family protein, which produces MKMAELSLDFQFTSSIEKVWNALTDSETLAKWIMENDFKPVVGHRFQFRTQPTEWWNGIIDGEVLIVEEPYKLSYTFASGDEHTVTWTLKELEDGKVNLHLEQTGISSAQAVEGARYGWLNWFNGFEKVLEEL; this is translated from the coding sequence ATGAAAATGGCAGAATTGTCATTAGATTTTCAGTTCACAAGTTCAATCGAGAAAGTATGGAATGCATTAACGGATTCAGAAACACTTGCAAAATGGATTATGGAAAATGATTTTAAACCAGTTGTAGGACACCGTTTCCAGTTTCGTACACAACCGACAGAATGGTGGAATGGTATTATTGATGGGGAAGTGCTAATAGTTGAAGAACCATACAAATTATCTTATACGTTCGCAAGCGGTGATGAGCATACGGTAACATGGACATTAAAAGAATTAGAAGATGGGAAGGTAAATCTTCATCTTGAGCAAACGGGTATTTCAAGTGCTCAAGCAGTAGAAGGTGCAAGATATGGCTGGTTAAATTGGTTTAACGGCTTTGAAAAAGTGTTAGAGGAATTATAA